From a single Athene noctua chromosome 2, bAthNoc1.hap1.1, whole genome shotgun sequence genomic region:
- the LOC141957692 gene encoding tubulin beta-1 chain isoform X2 — translation MREIVHIQAGQCGNQIGAKFWEVISDEHGIDPTGSYHGDSDLQLERINVYYNEAAGNKYVPRAILVDLEPGTMDSVRSGPFGQIFRPDNFVFGQSGAGNNWAKGHYTEGAELVDSVLDVVRKESESCDCLQGFQLTHSLGGGTGSGMGTLLISKIREEYPDRIMNTFSVMPSPKVSDTVVEPYNATLSVHQLVENTDETYCIDNEALYDICFRTLKLTTPTYGDLNHLVSATMSGVTTCLRFPGQLNADLRKLAVNMVPFPRLHFFMPGFAPLTSRGSQQYRALTVPELTQQMFDSKNMMAACDPRHGRYLTVAAIFRGRMSMKEVDEQMLNVQNKNSSYFVEWIPNNVKTAVCDIPPRGLKMSATFIGNSTAIQELFKRISEQFTAMFRRKAFLHWYTGEGMDEMEFTEAESNMNDLVSEYQQYQDATADEQGEFEEEGEEDEA, via the exons ATGCGTGAGATCGTGCACATCCAGGCCGGGCAGTGCGGCAACCAGATCGGCGCCAAG TTCTGGGAGGTCATCAGCGATGAGCACGGCATCGACCCCACTGGCAGCTACCACGGGGACAGcgacctgcagctggagaggaTCAACGTCTACTACAATGAAGCTGCTG GTAACAAGTACGTCCCCCGTGCCATCCTGGTGGACCTGGAGCCCGGCACGATGGACTCGGTGCGCTCCGGCCCCTTTGGACAGATCTTCCGGCCCGACAACTTTGTCTTTG GTCAGAGCGGGGCTGGCAACAACTGGGCCAAGGGGCACTACACGGAAGGTGCCGAGCTGGTAGACTCTGTCCTGGATGTGGTGAGGAAGGAGTCAGAGAGCTGTGACTGCCTGCAGGGCTTCCAGCTGACCCACTCGCTGGGCGGCGGCACGGGCTCCGGGATGGGCACCCTCCTCATCAGCAAGATCCGGGAGGAGTACCCCGACCGCATCATGAACACCTTCAGCGTCATGCCCTCCCCCAAGGTGTCGGACACGGTGGTGGAGCCCTACAATGCCACCCTCTCTGTGCACCAGCTGGTGGAGAACACGGACGAGACCTACTGCATTGACAACGAGGCCCTGTATGACATTTGCTTCCGCACCCTGAAGCTGACCACTCCCACGTACGGGGACCTCAACCACCTGGTGTCGGCCACCATGAGCGGCGTGACCACCTGCCTTCGCTTCCCCGGCCAGCTCAACGCCGACCTGCGCAAGCTGGCGGTCAACATGGTGCCTTTCCCCCGGCTGCACTTCTTCATGCCGGGCTTCGCCCCCCTCACCAGCCGCGGCAGCCAGCAGTACCGCGCCCTGACGGTGCCCGAGCTGACGCAGCAGATGTTCGACTCCAAGAACATGATGGCCGCCTGCGACCCCCGCCACGGTCGCTACCTGACGGTGGCCGCCATCTTCCGGGGCCGCATGTCCATGAAGGAGGTGGACGAGCAGATGCTCAACGTGCAGAACAAGAACAGCAGCTACTTTGTCGAGTGGATCCCCAACAACGTGAAGACGGCCGTCTGCGACATCCCCCCGCGTGGCCTCAAGATGTCTGCCACCTTCATTGGCAACAGCACGGCTATTCAGGAGCTCTTCAAGAGGATCTCGGAGCAGTTCACGGCCATGTTCCGGCGCAAGGCTTTCTTGCACTGGTACACCGGCGAGGGCATGGATGAAATGGAGTTCACGGAGGCCGAGAGCAACATGAATGACCTGGTCTCCGAATACCAGCAATACCAGGATGCCACTGCTGATGAGCAGGGGGAgtttgaagaggaaggagaggaggatgAGGCTTAA
- the LOC141957692 gene encoding tubulin beta-1 chain isoform X1: MREIVHIQAGQCGNQIGAKFWEVISDEHGIDPTGSYHGDSDLQLERINVYYNEAAGNESWGGSREPSRAPGALAAAAGAVTLALVPPAGNKYVPRAILVDLEPGTMDSVRSGPFGQIFRPDNFVFGQSGAGNNWAKGHYTEGAELVDSVLDVVRKESESCDCLQGFQLTHSLGGGTGSGMGTLLISKIREEYPDRIMNTFSVMPSPKVSDTVVEPYNATLSVHQLVENTDETYCIDNEALYDICFRTLKLTTPTYGDLNHLVSATMSGVTTCLRFPGQLNADLRKLAVNMVPFPRLHFFMPGFAPLTSRGSQQYRALTVPELTQQMFDSKNMMAACDPRHGRYLTVAAIFRGRMSMKEVDEQMLNVQNKNSSYFVEWIPNNVKTAVCDIPPRGLKMSATFIGNSTAIQELFKRISEQFTAMFRRKAFLHWYTGEGMDEMEFTEAESNMNDLVSEYQQYQDATADEQGEFEEEGEEDEA; this comes from the exons ATGCGTGAGATCGTGCACATCCAGGCCGGGCAGTGCGGCAACCAGATCGGCGCCAAG TTCTGGGAGGTCATCAGCGATGAGCACGGCATCGACCCCACTGGCAGCTACCACGGGGACAGcgacctgcagctggagaggaTCAACGTCTACTACAATGAAGCTGCTGGTAA TGAATcgtggggaggcagcagggagcCCAGCCGGGCTCCTGGGgcgctggctgcagctgctggggctgtAACGCTGGCGCTGGTTCCTCCCGCAGGTAACAAGTACGTCCCCCGTGCCATCCTGGTGGACCTGGAGCCCGGCACGATGGACTCGGTGCGCTCCGGCCCCTTTGGACAGATCTTCCGGCCCGACAACTTTGTCTTTG GTCAGAGCGGGGCTGGCAACAACTGGGCCAAGGGGCACTACACGGAAGGTGCCGAGCTGGTAGACTCTGTCCTGGATGTGGTGAGGAAGGAGTCAGAGAGCTGTGACTGCCTGCAGGGCTTCCAGCTGACCCACTCGCTGGGCGGCGGCACGGGCTCCGGGATGGGCACCCTCCTCATCAGCAAGATCCGGGAGGAGTACCCCGACCGCATCATGAACACCTTCAGCGTCATGCCCTCCCCCAAGGTGTCGGACACGGTGGTGGAGCCCTACAATGCCACCCTCTCTGTGCACCAGCTGGTGGAGAACACGGACGAGACCTACTGCATTGACAACGAGGCCCTGTATGACATTTGCTTCCGCACCCTGAAGCTGACCACTCCCACGTACGGGGACCTCAACCACCTGGTGTCGGCCACCATGAGCGGCGTGACCACCTGCCTTCGCTTCCCCGGCCAGCTCAACGCCGACCTGCGCAAGCTGGCGGTCAACATGGTGCCTTTCCCCCGGCTGCACTTCTTCATGCCGGGCTTCGCCCCCCTCACCAGCCGCGGCAGCCAGCAGTACCGCGCCCTGACGGTGCCCGAGCTGACGCAGCAGATGTTCGACTCCAAGAACATGATGGCCGCCTGCGACCCCCGCCACGGTCGCTACCTGACGGTGGCCGCCATCTTCCGGGGCCGCATGTCCATGAAGGAGGTGGACGAGCAGATGCTCAACGTGCAGAACAAGAACAGCAGCTACTTTGTCGAGTGGATCCCCAACAACGTGAAGACGGCCGTCTGCGACATCCCCCCGCGTGGCCTCAAGATGTCTGCCACCTTCATTGGCAACAGCACGGCTATTCAGGAGCTCTTCAAGAGGATCTCGGAGCAGTTCACGGCCATGTTCCGGCGCAAGGCTTTCTTGCACTGGTACACCGGCGAGGGCATGGATGAAATGGAGTTCACGGAGGCCGAGAGCAACATGAATGACCTGGTCTCCGAATACCAGCAATACCAGGATGCCACTGCTGATGAGCAGGGGGAgtttgaagaggaaggagaggaggatgAGGCTTAA
- the LOC141957692 gene encoding tubulin beta-2 chain isoform X4, giving the protein MREIVHIQAGQCNKYVPRAILVDLEPGTMDSVRSGPFGQIFRPDNFVFGQSGAGNNWAKGHYTEGAELVDSVLDVVRKESESCDCLQGFQLTHSLGGGTGSGMGTLLISKIREEYPDRIMNTFSVMPSPKVSDTVVEPYNATLSVHQLVENTDETYCIDNEALYDICFRTLKLTTPTYGDLNHLVSATMSGVTTCLRFPGQLNADLRKLAVNMVPFPRLHFFMPGFAPLTSRGSQQYRALTVPELTQQMFDSKNMMAACDPRHGRYLTVAAIFRGRMSMKEVDEQMLNVQNKNSSYFVEWIPNNVKTAVCDIPPRGLKMSATFIGNSTAIQELFKRISEQFTAMFRRKAFLHWYTGEGMDEMEFTEAESNMNDLVSEYQQYQDATADEQGEFEEEGEEDEA; this is encoded by the exons ATGCGTGAGATCGTGCACATCCAGGCCGGGCAGT GTAACAAGTACGTCCCCCGTGCCATCCTGGTGGACCTGGAGCCCGGCACGATGGACTCGGTGCGCTCCGGCCCCTTTGGACAGATCTTCCGGCCCGACAACTTTGTCTTTG GTCAGAGCGGGGCTGGCAACAACTGGGCCAAGGGGCACTACACGGAAGGTGCCGAGCTGGTAGACTCTGTCCTGGATGTGGTGAGGAAGGAGTCAGAGAGCTGTGACTGCCTGCAGGGCTTCCAGCTGACCCACTCGCTGGGCGGCGGCACGGGCTCCGGGATGGGCACCCTCCTCATCAGCAAGATCCGGGAGGAGTACCCCGACCGCATCATGAACACCTTCAGCGTCATGCCCTCCCCCAAGGTGTCGGACACGGTGGTGGAGCCCTACAATGCCACCCTCTCTGTGCACCAGCTGGTGGAGAACACGGACGAGACCTACTGCATTGACAACGAGGCCCTGTATGACATTTGCTTCCGCACCCTGAAGCTGACCACTCCCACGTACGGGGACCTCAACCACCTGGTGTCGGCCACCATGAGCGGCGTGACCACCTGCCTTCGCTTCCCCGGCCAGCTCAACGCCGACCTGCGCAAGCTGGCGGTCAACATGGTGCCTTTCCCCCGGCTGCACTTCTTCATGCCGGGCTTCGCCCCCCTCACCAGCCGCGGCAGCCAGCAGTACCGCGCCCTGACGGTGCCCGAGCTGACGCAGCAGATGTTCGACTCCAAGAACATGATGGCCGCCTGCGACCCCCGCCACGGTCGCTACCTGACGGTGGCCGCCATCTTCCGGGGCCGCATGTCCATGAAGGAGGTGGACGAGCAGATGCTCAACGTGCAGAACAAGAACAGCAGCTACTTTGTCGAGTGGATCCCCAACAACGTGAAGACGGCCGTCTGCGACATCCCCCCGCGTGGCCTCAAGATGTCTGCCACCTTCATTGGCAACAGCACGGCTATTCAGGAGCTCTTCAAGAGGATCTCGGAGCAGTTCACGGCCATGTTCCGGCGCAAGGCTTTCTTGCACTGGTACACCGGCGAGGGCATGGATGAAATGGAGTTCACGGAGGCCGAGAGCAACATGAATGACCTGGTCTCCGAATACCAGCAATACCAGGATGCCACTGCTGATGAGCAGGGGGAgtttgaagaggaaggagaggaggatgAGGCTTAA
- the LOC141957692 gene encoding tubulin beta-1 chain isoform X3, which translates to MREIVHIQAGQCGNQIGAKFWEVISDEHGIDPTGSYHGDSDLQLERINVYYNEAAGQSGAGNNWAKGHYTEGAELVDSVLDVVRKESESCDCLQGFQLTHSLGGGTGSGMGTLLISKIREEYPDRIMNTFSVMPSPKVSDTVVEPYNATLSVHQLVENTDETYCIDNEALYDICFRTLKLTTPTYGDLNHLVSATMSGVTTCLRFPGQLNADLRKLAVNMVPFPRLHFFMPGFAPLTSRGSQQYRALTVPELTQQMFDSKNMMAACDPRHGRYLTVAAIFRGRMSMKEVDEQMLNVQNKNSSYFVEWIPNNVKTAVCDIPPRGLKMSATFIGNSTAIQELFKRISEQFTAMFRRKAFLHWYTGEGMDEMEFTEAESNMNDLVSEYQQYQDATADEQGEFEEEGEEDEA; encoded by the exons ATGCGTGAGATCGTGCACATCCAGGCCGGGCAGTGCGGCAACCAGATCGGCGCCAAG TTCTGGGAGGTCATCAGCGATGAGCACGGCATCGACCCCACTGGCAGCTACCACGGGGACAGcgacctgcagctggagaggaTCAACGTCTACTACAATGAAGCTGCTG GTCAGAGCGGGGCTGGCAACAACTGGGCCAAGGGGCACTACACGGAAGGTGCCGAGCTGGTAGACTCTGTCCTGGATGTGGTGAGGAAGGAGTCAGAGAGCTGTGACTGCCTGCAGGGCTTCCAGCTGACCCACTCGCTGGGCGGCGGCACGGGCTCCGGGATGGGCACCCTCCTCATCAGCAAGATCCGGGAGGAGTACCCCGACCGCATCATGAACACCTTCAGCGTCATGCCCTCCCCCAAGGTGTCGGACACGGTGGTGGAGCCCTACAATGCCACCCTCTCTGTGCACCAGCTGGTGGAGAACACGGACGAGACCTACTGCATTGACAACGAGGCCCTGTATGACATTTGCTTCCGCACCCTGAAGCTGACCACTCCCACGTACGGGGACCTCAACCACCTGGTGTCGGCCACCATGAGCGGCGTGACCACCTGCCTTCGCTTCCCCGGCCAGCTCAACGCCGACCTGCGCAAGCTGGCGGTCAACATGGTGCCTTTCCCCCGGCTGCACTTCTTCATGCCGGGCTTCGCCCCCCTCACCAGCCGCGGCAGCCAGCAGTACCGCGCCCTGACGGTGCCCGAGCTGACGCAGCAGATGTTCGACTCCAAGAACATGATGGCCGCCTGCGACCCCCGCCACGGTCGCTACCTGACGGTGGCCGCCATCTTCCGGGGCCGCATGTCCATGAAGGAGGTGGACGAGCAGATGCTCAACGTGCAGAACAAGAACAGCAGCTACTTTGTCGAGTGGATCCCCAACAACGTGAAGACGGCCGTCTGCGACATCCCCCCGCGTGGCCTCAAGATGTCTGCCACCTTCATTGGCAACAGCACGGCTATTCAGGAGCTCTTCAAGAGGATCTCGGAGCAGTTCACGGCCATGTTCCGGCGCAAGGCTTTCTTGCACTGGTACACCGGCGAGGGCATGGATGAAATGGAGTTCACGGAGGCCGAGAGCAACATGAATGACCTGGTCTCCGAATACCAGCAATACCAGGATGCCACTGCTGATGAGCAGGGGGAgtttgaagaggaaggagaggaggatgAGGCTTAA
- the LOC141957695 gene encoding tubulin beta-2 chain isoform X4: MREIVHIQAGQCNKYVPRAILVDLEPGTMDSVRSGPFGQIFRPDNFVFGQSGAGNNWAKGHYTEGAELVDSVLDVVRKESESCDCLQGFQLTHSLGGGTGSGMGTLLISKIREEYPDRIMNTFSVMPSPKVSDTVVEPYNATLSVHQLVENTDETYCIDNEALYDICFRTLKLTTPTYGDLNHLVSATMSGVTTCLRFPGQLNADLRKLAVNMVPFPRLHFFMPGFAPLTSRGSQQYRALTVPELTQQMFDSKNMMAACDPRHGRYLTVAAIFRGRMSMKEVDEQMLNVQNKNSSYFVEWIPNNVKTAVCDIPPRGLKMSATFIGNSTAIQELFKRISEQFTAMFRRKAFLHWYTGEGMDEMEFTEAESNMNDLVSEYQQYQDATADEQGEFEEEGEEDEA, translated from the exons GTAACAAGTACGTCCCCCGTGCCATCCTGGTGGACCTGGAGCCCGGCACGATGGACTCGGTGCGCTCCGGCCCCTTTGGACAGATCTTCCGGCCCGACAACTTTGTCTTTG GTCAGAGCGGGGCTGGCAACAACTGGGCCAAGGGGCACTACACGGAAGGTGCCGAGCTGGTGGACTCTGTCCTGGATGTGGTGAGGAAGGAGTCGGAGAGCTGTGACTGCCTGCAGGGCTTCCAGCTGACCCACTCGCTGGGCGGCGGCACGGGCTCCGGGATGGGCACCCTCCTCATCAGCAAGATCCGGGAGGAGTACCCCGACCGCATCATGAACACCTTCAGCGTCATGCCCTCCCCCAAGGTGTCGGACACGGTGGTGGAGCCCTACAATGCCACCCTCTCTGTGCACCAGCTGGTGGAGAACACGGACGAGACCTACTGCATTGACAACGAGGCCCTGTATGACATTTGCTTCCGCACCCTGAAGCTGACCACTCCCACGTACGGGGACCTCAACCACCTGGTGTCGGCCACCATGAGCGGCGTGACCACCTGCCTTCGCTTCCCCGGCCAGCTCAACGCCGACCTGCGCAAGCTGGCGGTCAACATGGTGCCTTTCCCCCGGCTGCACTTCTTCATGCCGGGCTTCGCCCCCCTCACCAGCCGCGGCAGCCAGCAGTACCGCGCCCTGACGGTGCCCGAGCTGACGCAGCAGATGTTCGACTCCAAGAACATGATGGCCGCCTGCGACCCCCGCCACGGTCGCTACCTGACGGTGGCCGCCATCTTCCGGGGCCGCATGTCCATGAAGGAGGTGGACGAGCAGATGCTCAACGTGCAGAACAAGAACAGCAGCTACTTTGTCGAGTGGATCCCCAACAACGTGAAGACGGCCGTCTGCGACATCCCCCCGCGTGGCCTCAAGATGTCTGCCACCTTCATTGGCAACAGCACGGCTATTCAGGAGCTCTTCAAGAGGATCTCGGAGCAGTTCACGGCCATGTTCCGGCGCAAGGCTTTCTTGCACTGGTACACCGGCGAGGGCATGGATGAAATGGAGTTCACGGAGGCCGAGAGCAACATGAATGACCTGGTCTCCGAATACCAGCAATACCAGGATGCCACTGCTGACGAGCAGGGGGAgtttgaagaggaaggagaggaggatgAAGCGTAA